A single genomic interval of Mauremys reevesii isolate NIE-2019 linkage group 24, ASM1616193v1, whole genome shotgun sequence harbors:
- the LOC120390621 gene encoding cocaine- and amphetamine-regulated transcript protein-like, giving the protein MQRATMLLLCLALLAHQEADGDARLPQDFPVKHSYQPHEKQLLEELQDVLEKLQSKRISTWEKKYNQVPKCSIGQACAVKKGARIGRLCDCPRGATCNSFLLRCL; this is encoded by the exons ATGCAGCGAGCCACCAtgctcctgctctgcctggctcTCCTGGCCCACCAGGAGGCAGACGGGGATGCCCGGCTACCCCAGGACTTTCCCGTGAAACACTCGTACCAGCCGCATGAGAAACAACTG CTGGAGGAGCTGCAGGACGTGCTGGAGAAACTGCAGAGCAAGAGGATTTCCACCTGGGAGAAGAAATATAACCAAGTCCCCAAG TGCTCCATCGGCCAGGCCTGCGCCGTGAAGAAGGGCGCCCGCATCGGCAGGCTGTGCGACTGCCCCCGTGGAGCCACCTGCAACTCCTTCCTCCTCAGGTGCCTGTAG
- the JTB gene encoding protein JTB: MEPRALGRCVLLALGALAWSLRLAEATASSEARRSVSPLVAMPCWQAEDFVVVQDCAPCTIFQAKTMPECSATGFIEQISCAVSKKEEYKSCRSVVTEAHSFWKFEGAMICVAVVFALLVMCRQRVLDRKALEKVRKQIESI; encoded by the exons ATGGAGCCGCGCGCGCTGGGGCGCTGCGTCCTGCTCGCGCTCGGCGCCCTGGCCTGGAGCCTCAG GCTGGCAGAGGCGACGGCGTCGAGTGAGGCCAGGCGCTCAG TGAGCCCGCTGGTGGCCATGCCGTGCTGGCAAGCGGAAGACTTTGTCGTTGTTCAGGATTGTGCCCCGTGCACGATCTTCCAAGCA AAGACGATGCCCGAGTGCAGCGCGACTGGCTTCATCGAGCAAATTAGCTGCGCCGTGTCCAAGAAGGAGGAGTACAAGAG ctgccGCTCAGTGGTGACGGAAGCGCACAGCTTCTGGAAGTTTGAGGGGGCCATGATCTGCGTTGCTGTGGTCTTTGCCCTGTTGGTCATGTGCCGCCAGAGGGTGCTGGACAGGAAGGCCCTGGAGAAAGTTCGCAAGCAGATCGAGTCCATTTAG
- the RAB13 gene encoding ras-related protein Rab-13 — translation MAKSYDHLFKLLLIGDSGVGKTCLIIRFAEDNFTSTYISTIGIDFKIRTVEIEGKKIKLQVWDTAGQERFKTITTAYYRGAMGIILVYDITDEKSFENIQNWMKSIKENASAGVERLLLGNKCDMETKRKVQRERAEKLAKEHGIRFFETSAKSSVNVEEAFNTLAQDILLKSTKKLGKIPKGNLDLQSSPKKSSSKCAVV, via the exons ATGGCCAAGTCCTACGATCACCTCTTCAAACTGCTGCTGATCGGGGACAGCGGGGTGGGGAAAACCTGCCTGATCATCCGCTTCGCCGAGGACAACTTCACCAGCACCTACATCTCCACCATCG GGATCGACTTCAAAATCCGGACAGTGGAAATTGAGGGGAAAAAGATCAAACTCCAGGTCTG GGACACGGCGGGACAGGAGAGGTTTAAAACCATCACGACGGCGTATTACCGAGGAGCCATG GGAATCATCCTCGTGTACGACATCACAGATGAGAAATCCTTCGAGAACATCCAGAACTGGATGAAGAGCAtcaaggag AACGCTTCTGCAGGGgtggagcgcctcctcctggggAACAAGTGTGACATGGAGACCAAGCGCAAGGTGCAGCGGGAGCGTGCAGAGAAG CTCGCAAAGGAACATGGGATCCGGTTCTTTGAGACCAGTGCCAAGTCCAGTGTGAACGTGGAGGAG gCCTTCAACACCCTGGCCCAGGACATCCTGCTGAAATCCACCAAGAAACTG GGTAAAATCCCCAAAGGGAACCTGGACTTGCAAAGTTCTCCGAAGAAAAGCAGCAGTAAATGCGCCGTGGTCTAG